The proteins below are encoded in one region of Centropristis striata isolate RG_2023a ecotype Rhode Island chromosome 12, C.striata_1.0, whole genome shotgun sequence:
- the dok3 gene encoding docking protein 3: MDVIFKEGKLYLQGVKFGKRTWRKIWMVLFKPSSTGVGRLELSTVCDNNAATDQRKIGWNKAPERKVVRLSDCLSVLPAPKESCPSGCTAFCLNTTQCTYTLASKTSQDWLNALCLLAFQKDPRESDKGTFEKGNSLTMEDNDLYSSWNTDLTLPPNQYQVTVHSTEASRRCKLAGEYLVSPEEEAVILLAINTGHIFYRWPYRLLRKFGQVEGGFSIEAGRRCESGEGVFIFLSRHGPKIFQAILKQCSAEGRPDVQPFKSHRRSLSDQSPIILPTTTDQSAGRHVHSSADVSADRDDESANHYSTINDTTVLNLKRLSLCKPHLSNSKEDEIERCHSLDSEDIYCNLRRATAAEIRYNESTPKVDSECIYSDLNKHDYPSKQHLQPFPFPPPCPPLFELAPPCPPCILPQSLPYAAPKPRYQRQPPVNNYIQPVYNAQAQAVGDMKEMEEAISSSSSVTPSEAPGSFKHRLAEIISKDLAKFQPPLPSREGSPTFSQ; the protein is encoded by the exons ATGGATGTCATCTTCAAGGAAGGGAAGCTGTACCTTCAGGGGGTCAAGTTTGGAAAG AGAACATGGCGAAAAATATGGATGGTGCTTTTTAAACCCAGCTCCACGGGGGTCGGGAGATTGGAGCTCTCTACTGTATGTGACAACAATGCTGCTACTGACCAGAGGAAGATCGGTTGGAATAAAGCACCTGAAAGAAAAGTGGTGCGTCTAAGCGACTGCCTCAGTGTCCTCCCTGCACCTAAAGAGTCTTGCCCCTCTGGATGCACCGCCTTCTGCTTAAACACCACTCAGTGCACCTACACGCTGGCCTCCAAGACAAGCCAGGACTGGCTAAATGCCCTCTGTCTTCTGGCCTTTCAG AAGGATCCCAGGGAATCAGACAAAGGGACTTTCGAGAAAGGAAATAGCTTGACCATGGAGGACAATGACCTTTACTCATCCTGGAATACTG ATCTGACTCTTCCTCCAAACCAGTACCAAGTGACTGTCCACAGCACAGAGGCATCCAGGAGGTGCAAGCTGGCTGGGGAGTATCTGGTCTCCCCAGAAGAAGAGGCTGTCATACTGCTGGCCATCAATACTGGTCACATATTCTATCGTTGGCCATACAGACTCTTACGCAAATTTGGACAGGTTGAG GGTGGATTCAGCATTGAAGCTGGCCGTCGCTGTGAGTCAGGAGAAGGCGTCTTCATCTTCCTGTCCAGGCATGGGCCCAAGATCTTCCAGGCTATTTTAAAGCAGTGCTCTGCAGAGGGGAGGCCTGATGTCCAGCCATTTAAATCCCATAGAAGATCCCTATCCGACCAGTCTCCTATTATCCTCCCAACTACAACCGACCAGTCCGCTGGTCGCCATGTCCACAGTTCTGCAGATGTTTCTGCTGACAGAGATGACGAGTCTGCTAACCACTACTCTACTATTAATGACACCACTGTACTAAATCTGAAGCGGTTATCTCTTTGCAAACCTCATCTCTCTAACAGCAAGGAGGATGAGATTGAGCGGTGTCATTCCCTGGATAGTGAGGACATTTATTGCAACCTAAGGAGAGCCACAGCCGCTGAGATCAGATATAATGAGTCCACACCTAAGGTGGATTCAGAGTGCATTTATTCAGACCTGAATAAACACGATTATCCCTCAAAACAGCATCTCCAGCCCTTCCCCTTCCCCCCTCCCTGCCCACCTCTCTTCGAGCTTGCTCCCCCATGCCCTCCCTGCATCCTTCCCCAGTCTCTACCCTACGCCGCACCCAAGCCCAGATACCAGCGCCAGCCCCCTGTGAATAACTACATCCAGCCAGTGTACAATGCACAGGCACAGGCGGTGGGTGACAtgaaggagatggaggaggccATCAGCTCCTCTAGCAGTGTTACCCCCTCAGAGGCCCctggcagttttaaacacaggCTGGCAGAAATCATTTCTAAGGACCTGGCAAAGTTCCAGCCACCTCTTCCCTCCAGAGAGGGCAGCCCCACATTTTCTCAGTAG
- the LOC131982384 gene encoding probable ATP-dependent RNA helicase DDX41, whose protein sequence is METDNRPKKRAHGEDEKSGSEGSENDDYVPYVPVKIRKQQMLQKMLRLRGKAVDEEQKDSGEEQKDEDEGLGPRSNVSLLDQHQHLKEKAEARKESAKEKQLKEEEKILESVAEGRALMSVKEMAKGIIYDDPIKTSWKAPRYILNMPSTRHERVRKKFHILVDGDGIPPPIKSFREMKLPPAILKGLKKKGIVHPTPIQIQGIPTVLSGRDMIGIAFTGSGKTLVFTLPIIMFSLEQEKRLPFFKREGPYGLIICPSRELARQTHGIIEYYCKLLEEEGAPQLRTALCIGGMSVKEQMEVVKHGVHMMVATPGRLMDLLQKKMVSLDICRYLALDEADRMIDMGFEEDIRTIFSYFKGQRQTLLFSATMPKKIQNFAKSALVKPITINVGRAGAASLDVIQEVEYVKEEAKMVYLLECLQKTPPPVLIFAEKKADVDAIHEYLLLKGVEAVAIHGGKDQEERTKAIEAFKEGKKDVLVATDVASKGLDFPAIQHVVNYDMPEEIENYVHRIGRTGRSGKTGIATTFINKGCDESVLMDLKALLVEAKQKVPPVLQVLQTGDETMLDIGGERGCTFCGGLGHRITDCPKLEAMQTKQVTNIGRKDYLAHSSMDF, encoded by the exons atggaGACCGACAATCGACCCAAAAAG AGAGCCCATGGGGAGGATGAAAAGTCTGGCTCAGAAGGATCAGAGAATGACGATTATGTTCCCTATGTTcctgtcaaaataagaaaacagcaAATG CTGCAGAAGATGTTACGTCTGCGAGGAAAGGCAGTGGATGAGGAGCAGAAGGACAGTGGGGAGGAGCAGAAAGATGAGGACGAGGGTCTCGGTCCACGCTCCAATGTCAGTCTCCTCGACCAGCATCAGCACCTCAAAGAAAAAGCAGAAG CCCGTAAGGAGTCAGCCAAGGAGAAGCAgctgaaagaggaagaaaagattCTTGAGAGCGTTGCAGAGGGCAGAG CTCTGATGTCTGTGAAAGAAATGGCCAAAGGTATCATATATGATGATCCCATAAAAACGAG CTGGAAGGCACCACGATACATCCTCAATATGCCAAGCACCCGACACGAGCGTGTCAGGAAGAAGTTTCACATCCTTGTTGATGGAGATGGCATCCCTCCTCCAATCAAAAGCTTCAGAGAGATGAAGCTTCCACCAG CAATTCTAAAAGGTTTGAAAAAGAAGGGAATTGTGCATCCCACGCCAATTCAAATTCAAGGAATACCTACAGT TCTGTCAGGTCGAGACATGATTGGCATTGCCTTCACTGGTTCTGGAAAGACTTTGGTCTTCACTCTGCCCATCATCATGTTTTCCCTGGAGCAGGAGAAGAGGTTGCCTTTCTTTAAGAGAGAGGGCCCTTATGGACTCATCATCTGTCCTTCA CGAGAGTTGGCCAGGCAGACTCATGGCATCATCGAGTACTACTGCAAGCTGCTGGAAGAGGAAGGAGCTCCTCAGTTGCGCACAGCCCTTTGCATTGGAGGAATGTCTGTCAAGGAGCAGATGGAGGTAGTAAAACA TGGCGTCCACATGATGGTCGCTACTCCTGGCAGACTGATGGACTTGCTGCAAAAGAAGATGGTGAGTCTGGACATCTGCCGCTACTTGGCTCTGGATGAGGCTGACAGGATGATTGACATGGGCTTTGAAGAAGATATCAGAACCATCTTCTCCTATTTCAAG GGACAAAGGCAAACCCTGCTTTTCAGTGCCACTATGCCCAAGAAGATCCAGAACTTTGCCAAGAGTGCGCTGGTCAAACCCATCACTATCAACGTTGGCAGGGCTGGAGCCGCCAGCTTGGATGTCATCCAG GAAGTGGAATACGTCAAAGAGGAGGCCAAGATGGTGTACCTGCTCGAGTGTCTCCAGAAAACACCACCTCCT GTGTTGATATTTGCTGAGAAAAAGGCTGATGTAGATGCCATCCACGAATATCTGCTGCTAAAAGGTGTCGAGGCAGTGGCCATCCATGGAGGAAAAG aTCAAGAGGAAAGAACAAAAGCCATAGAGGCGtttaaagaaggaaagaaagacgTCTTAGTTGCCACAGACGTTGCCTCCAAGGGTCTGGATTTCCCAGCTATACAGCATGTTGTTAATTACGACATGCCTGAGGAGATAGAAAACTATG TACACAGAATTGGAAGAACTGGGCGATCTGGCAAGACCGGTATTGCCACTACGTTCATCAATAAAGGCTGCg ATGAGTCAGTGTTGATGGACCTTAAAGCTCTGCTGGTTGAAGCCAAGCAGAAGGTTCCTCCAGTCCTCCAGGTGCTCCAGACTGGAGACGAGACCATGCTGGATATTGGAG GAGAGAGGGGCTGTACGTTCTGTGGCGGTCTGGGTCATCGTATTACAGACTGTCCGAAGCTGGAGGCCATGCAGACCAAGCAGGTCACCAACATCGGGCGGAAAGACTACCTGGCTCATAGCTCAATGGACTTCTAA
- the fam193b gene encoding protein FAM193B translates to MARKKSKQQGVAQKELAPGQQTVPKSPVSPGDAADGGGGDAGLDRLATTRANQPMHTCCLLCHREFKDWGASSVNGLPGGHGTKLADAVPALSQALLREAPGRKLADAVPSLSQSLLGEVPLWICQSCCKSVEEEERRSTQEQPTPVPLSHSSSCKSQSCGNGYPEQSTVDWDPSSFLSAHKLSGLWNSAHTNGGEHCNHNTSSHSQQGITAGSACHEKRGLHEAPGKSAKTSGTTKVCPYSHPSSQNSSGSSAGNPLSTSADLCKTTPKHFKTMCRRPTPPGEAFHPSDHHQHTDLSVPPNSPTGLSSQHSSLLPPKPNSGQHGHVTSSSGTGVAAHAPFSPLVPNLHGPTAKLNSPSPDSPTSVHKPSPCKNSHIPAVNTQHNKLGTSIMGCNHPCNGHSAGTVAPSNVGHLTAGACRDQACKGHKMTNGTLCHPSSELEEGEDEDSSSERSSCASSSTNQKDGKYCDCCYCEFFGHNAPPAAPTSRNYAEIREKLRSRLTRRKEELPQRQDSELTVTGAIDNRDVDELLDFINSSEPKPVNSAKAAKRARHKQKKKEKAQQGMGAAGSDPHSNPSEPVDDEPIPDGSEASRLLDWPQLELERVNSFLTSRLEEIKNTIKDSIRASFSMYDLNLDVNDFPKKAATLEGNHLLSHLNGSSDLQQIDLDLAPLSLGSFKSHLDLVNGWEDTTTVSSPNTTTTTTTASGVTAGSKDIQRLNTTPSLSKLIRVRSPERCTSTGSDSLPQVPAQATAKSNEDAPDSKNTTVGNGGAKSKKNKKQQQRQEQSVLEQNSNKPTKAASGNEPQRSSECKETASNGSKAWHKQPQHSADNQRNGSKKVEEGRPSKHTANGGLSNAQRGKGDTETRGGREDSESKANPTIPTNGQQQQQQAKGKNKKNKNKGEKSSSAIDDVFLPKDVDPTEMDEIDREVEYFKRFCLDSAKQTRQKVAVNWSNFSLKKVPSNAAQ, encoded by the exons CCTATGCACACCTGCTGCCTCCTGTGCCACCGAGAATTTAAGGACTGGGGAGCGAGCTCTGTGAACGGACTCCCCGGGGGCCATGGGACCAAGCTGGCTGATGCCGTGCCTGCACTCTCCCAGGCCTTATTGCGGGAGGCGCCAGGGCGTAAGCTTGCCGATGCCGTGCCCTCGCTGTCTCAGTCCCTGCTGGGAGAGGTGCCTCTGTGGATATGTCAGAGCTGCTGCAAAAgtgtggaagaggaggagaggcggAGCACCCAGGAGCAACCAACGCCG gtaCCATTGTCACACTCTTCCTCTTGTAAGTCCCAGAGCTGTGGGAACGGTTACCCGGAGCAAAGTACTGTGGATTGGGATCCGAGTTCCTTCCTGTCAGCCCACAAACTGTCAGGTCTCTGGAACTCAGCCCACACCAACGGAGGGGAACACTGCAACCACAACACTTCTTCAcactcacaacaag GTATAACAGCAGGGTCGGCCTGTCATGAGAAAAGAGGACTTCATGAAGCGCCTGGGAAATCTGCTAAAACGTCGGGAACCACCAAAGTCTGTCCCTACAGTCACCCGTCATCCCAGAATTCCAGTGGATCATCTGCTGGGAACCCCCTGTCTACCTCAGCAGACCTCTGTAAGACCACTCCCAAGCACTTCAAGACCATGTGCCGTCGACCAACACCACCAG GTGAAGCCTTCCACCCCAGTGACCACCATCAACACACAGACTTGTCGGTACCCCCCAACAGTCCCACCGGCCTGTCTTCCCAGCATTCCTCCCTCCTGCCCCCAAAACCGAACTCTGGGCAGCACGGCCACGTAACCTCCTCGTCTGGCACTGGTGTGGCAGCCCACGCTCCCTTCTCCCCACTGGTACCAAACCTCCACGGCCCTACAGCCAAACTCAATTCTCCCAGTCCAGACAGCCCAACATCTGTCCACAAGCCCAGTCCGTGCAAAAACTCCCACATTCCTGCCGTGAACACACAACATAACAAACTGGGCACATCTATCATGGGCTGTAACCATCCTTGTAATGGACACAGTGCGGGAACAGTGGCCCCTTCAAATGTGGGCCACTTGACAGCTGGGGCCTGCAG gGACCAGGCGTGTaaggggcacaaaatgactaatggGACGTTGTGCCACCCTTCGTCTGAgctggaggagggggaggatgaAGACAGCAGCTCTGAGAGGAGCTCCtgcgcctcctcctccaccaacCAGAAGGACGGGAAGTACTGCGACTGCTGCTACTGCGAGTTCTTTGGACACAATGCG CCTCCAGCTGCACCCACCAGCCGCAACTACGCAGAGATCCGAGAGAAGCTCCGCTCACGTCTCACCCGGCGTAAAGAGGAGCTGCCTCAGCGTCAAGATTCAGAACTGACAGTGACCGGTGCCATCGACAACCGGGACGTAGACGAGCTGCTAGACTTCATAAACAGTTCTGAACCCAAACCTGTCAACAGTGCCAAGGCTGCCAAAAGGGCCCGacacaaacaaaagaagaag gAAAAAGCTCAGCAGGGCATGGGTGCTGCAGGCAGTGACCCCCATTCCAATCCATCTGAGCCTGTGGACGACGAGCCCATCCCTGACGGTTCAGAAGCTAGTCGGTTGCTGGATTGGCCTCAGCTGGAGCTTGAGCGTGTCAACAGTTTCCTCACCAGTCGGCTTGAAGAGATTAAGAACACCATCAAAGACTCAATCCGGGCATCATTTAGCATGTACGACCTCAATCTGGATGTTAATGACTTCCCAAAGAAGGCAGCCACGTTGGAGGGAAATCATTTACTGTCCCATCTCAATGGTTCCTCTGACTTGCAGCAGATAGACCTTGACTTGGCCCCTCTTTCATTGGGAAGCTTTAAGAGCCACCTGGACCTGGTTAATGGATGGGAGGACACAACCACGGTCTCATCCCCTaataccaccaccaccaccaccacagcgTCAGGGGTCACTGCTGGGTCCAAAGACATCCAGCGGTTGAACACTACCCCCAGTCTCTCAAAGCTCATAAGGGTTCGATCCCCAGAAAGATGCACTTCCACTGGATCTGACAGTTTGCCACAGGTGCCAGCCCAAGCTACAGCTAAATCGAATGAGGATGCACCCGATTCCAAGAACACAACAGTCGGGAACGGTGGTGCAAAGtcaaagaagaataaaaagcaGCAGCAAAGACAGGAGCAATCTGTGTTGGAGCAAAATTCCAACAAACCAACCAAAGCTGCCTCTGGAAATGAACCACAGAGAAGCAGTGAGTGCAAAGAAACGGCTTCTAACGGCTCAAAAGCTTGGCACAAACAGCCCCAGCACTCTGCAGACAACCAGAGAAAtggttccaaaaaagttgagGAGGGCAGGCCGTCTAAACATACAGCAAATGGTGGCCTCTCGAATGCACAAAGAGGGAAAGGTGACACAGAAACACGAGGAGGTCGGGAGGATTCAGAAAGCAAAGCTAACCCCACCATTCCAACAAAtgggcagcagcaacagcagcaagcCAAGGGGAAAAataagaagaacaagaacaagggtGAAAAATCCAGCAGTGCTATTG ATGATGTATTTCTCCCTAAAGATGTGGATCCAACGGAAATGGATGAGATTGATCGGGAAGTGGAATACTTCAAAAG GTTTTGCCTTGATTCTGCAAAACAGACTCGCCAGAAGGTAGCAGTGAATTGGTCCAACTTCAGCCTCAAAAAGGTTCCTTCCAATGCAGCTCAATAA